The Crocosphaera subtropica ATCC 51142 genome includes a window with the following:
- a CDS encoding type I restriction enzyme HsdR N-terminal domain-containing protein, translating into MNLEDILKDSNYKLSQFTSEEIEQLEQSITTKETKKGIVPYTVCLVRQKAIKLTPEEVIRQLYLRVLSDRFHYPLSRIQVEYGVNFGREVKRADIVIMDKDRPNTVYMVVEVKKPKLKDGKNQLRSYCNATGAPIAIWTNGEQISY; encoded by the coding sequence ATGAACCTAGAAGATATTCTCAAAGACTCAAATTATAAGTTATCACAATTTACATCCGAAGAAATTGAACAACTCGAACAAAGTATTACGACCAAAGAAACTAAAAAGGGGATAGTTCCTTATACTGTTTGTTTAGTGCGCCAAAAAGCCATTAAACTAACCCCTGAAGAAGTGATAAGACAGTTATATTTAAGGGTTTTGAGCGATCGCTTTCACTATCCCCTCAGTCGTATTCAAGTAGAATATGGGGTTAATTTTGGACGGGAGGTAAAACGGGCAGATATTGTCATAATGGATAAAGATCGTCCTAATACAGTGTATATGGTTGTGGAGGTGAAAAAACCCAAATTAAAAGACGGAAAAAATCAACTTCGTTCTTATTGTAATGCTACCGGTGCGCCCATTGCTATTTGGACAAATGGGGAGCAAATTTCTTATTAG